A genome region from Arthrobacter agilis includes the following:
- a CDS encoding fumarylacetoacetate hydrolase family protein, giving the protein MRIARFVVDDDPLFGVVEGTPGSEEVAVIQGDPFYGGVQLTGVRHALEDVRLLAPVIPRSKVVGVGRNYADHIQEMGSETPAAPLIFLKPNTSVIGPGDPIMLPSFSDQISYEAELAVVIGRICKDVPLERVDDVVFGYTCANDLTARDVQKTDDQWARAKGFDTSCPIGPWIETDLDPENLTIRGSLDGDLRQDGSTSDMIWGARELVAYVSQAFTLLPGDLILTGTPAGVGLITDGQRYDVDIEGIGRLSNPARR; this is encoded by the coding sequence ATGCGAATTGCACGCTTTGTCGTAGATGATGACCCATTGTTCGGCGTCGTGGAAGGGACCCCCGGGAGCGAGGAGGTCGCCGTCATCCAGGGCGACCCGTTCTACGGCGGCGTCCAGCTCACCGGCGTCCGCCACGCGCTCGAGGACGTCCGGCTCCTGGCTCCCGTCATCCCGCGCAGCAAGGTGGTGGGCGTGGGCCGGAACTACGCCGACCACATCCAGGAGATGGGCAGCGAGACGCCGGCGGCGCCGCTGATCTTCCTCAAGCCCAACACCTCCGTCATCGGACCCGGCGATCCCATCATGCTGCCGTCCTTCTCGGACCAGATCTCCTACGAGGCCGAACTGGCCGTCGTGATCGGCCGGATCTGCAAGGACGTCCCGCTCGAGCGCGTCGACGACGTCGTCTTCGGCTACACCTGCGCCAACGACCTCACAGCACGCGACGTCCAGAAGACCGACGACCAGTGGGCGCGCGCCAAGGGCTTCGACACGTCGTGCCCCATCGGCCCCTGGATCGAGACCGACCTCGACCCCGAGAACCTGACCATCCGCGGGAGCCTCGACGGCGACCTCCGCCAGGACGGCTCCACGAGCGACATGATCTGGGGGGCGCGCGAACTCGTGGCCTACGTCTCGCAGGCCTTCACCCTCCTGCCCGGGGACCTCATCCTCACCGGCACGCCCGCCGGCGTCGGCCTGATCACCGACGGCCAGCGCTACGACGTCGACATCGAGGGCATCGGGCGCCTGTCCAACCCGGCCCGCCGCTGA
- a CDS encoding putative bifunctional diguanylate cyclase/phosphodiesterase: MSAEHKDPRLAMLVESIVRLSRGELSSRIEPSTARDEVDAVITGVNLLAEELEQVYEQFEKRVESRTAMLRQAHLDMMKMAMSDALTGLANRVALMDAIEEALSQAARGTQPPALLLLDLDSFKNVNDRFGHDAGDRVLQEVASRLNSVVRETDVVARLGGDEFAILLPGATKDTAMHVARRALEVLGEHIRLDSLYVHARASIGVRLGTADQTADELLLDADTAMYAAKREGRSIIKLFEPVMLYSRQLRSQMAAELRGAISSNELVLHYQPVVELATHRILGVEVLVRWQHPLRGLIPPDTFIPLAEEIGVIHDLDRWVMSTSLHQLARWRRDFPLDDDFQLRVNLSAVELKQLDLVDSIRTLLRELDLPSRNLVVEITETAIVTRGEVEMYSLLSLQQLGVGIEIDDFGTGYSSISYLRELPVSMVKVDRSLLTELNTRPGQLEFVAAILQLIRAAGLEAVFEGIETREQAKQLRELGCASGQGYYFSRPMPADEAGALLATTRYLRVGEEIDGPEPAASR; the protein is encoded by the coding sequence ATGAGCGCTGAACACAAGGACCCCCGGCTCGCGATGCTCGTCGAGAGCATCGTCCGCCTGTCGCGGGGCGAGCTCAGCAGCCGGATCGAGCCCTCGACCGCCCGGGACGAGGTCGACGCCGTGATCACCGGCGTGAACCTGCTCGCCGAGGAGCTCGAACAGGTCTACGAACAGTTCGAGAAGCGGGTGGAGAGCCGTACCGCGATGCTCCGGCAGGCCCACCTGGACATGATGAAGATGGCGATGTCCGACGCCCTCACCGGTCTCGCCAACCGTGTGGCGCTGATGGACGCCATCGAGGAGGCCCTCAGCCAGGCCGCCAGGGGGACCCAGCCTCCCGCCCTGCTGCTGCTGGACCTCGACAGTTTCAAGAACGTCAACGACCGTTTCGGGCACGACGCGGGCGACCGGGTGCTGCAGGAGGTGGCCTCCCGGCTCAACAGCGTGGTCCGCGAGACCGACGTCGTGGCTCGCCTCGGCGGCGACGAGTTCGCGATCCTGCTGCCCGGCGCCACCAAGGACACCGCCATGCACGTGGCACGCAGGGCACTGGAGGTCCTCGGCGAGCACATCCGCCTCGACTCGCTCTACGTGCATGCGCGCGCGAGCATCGGCGTGCGTCTCGGCACGGCGGACCAGACGGCGGACGAACTCCTGCTCGACGCCGACACGGCCATGTACGCGGCCAAGCGTGAGGGCCGCAGCATCATCAAGCTGTTCGAGCCGGTGATGCTCTACTCGCGGCAGCTCCGCAGCCAGATGGCAGCGGAACTGCGCGGGGCCATCAGCTCGAACGAACTCGTCCTGCACTACCAGCCGGTGGTGGAGCTCGCCACCCACCGGATCCTCGGCGTCGAGGTCCTGGTGCGCTGGCAGCATCCCCTGCGCGGCCTGATCCCGCCGGACACGTTCATCCCGCTCGCCGAGGAGATCGGGGTCATCCACGACCTGGACCGCTGGGTGATGTCCACGTCGCTGCACCAGCTGGCCCGATGGCGCCGGGACTTCCCGCTCGACGACGACTTCCAGCTGCGGGTCAACCTGTCCGCCGTCGAGCTCAAGCAGCTCGACCTCGTCGACTCCATCCGGACCCTGCTCCGCGAGCTCGACCTCCCGTCCCGCAACCTGGTGGTCGAGATCACCGAGACGGCGATCGTCACGCGCGGCGAGGTGGAGATGTACTCGCTGCTGAGCCTGCAGCAGCTCGGCGTCGGGATCGAGATCGACGACTTCGGCACGGGCTATTCGTCCATCAGCTACCTGCGCGAGCTGCCCGTCAGCATGGTGAAGGTGGACCGCTCCCTGCTCACCGAACTCAACACGCGTCCCGGCCAGCTCGAGTTCGTCGCGGCGATCCTGCAGCTCATCCGCGCCGCGGGCCTCGAGGCCGTGTTCGAGGGCATCGAGACCCGCGAGCAGGCGAAGCAGCTCCGGGAGCTGGGCTGCGCGAGTGGCCAGGGATACTACTTCAGCCGCCCCATGCCGGCGGACGAGGCTGGCGCCCTCCTCGCCACGACCCGCTACCTGCGCGTGGGCGAGGAGATCGACGGCCCGGAGCCGGCGGCCTCGCGCTGA
- a CDS encoding branched-chain amino acid aminotransferase, with amino-acid sequence MTATETQFTQHLSTRRTPAEEREAVLADPGFGNFFTDHTAIIDFSVDESGVGGWHSARLEPYGPIALDPAAAVLHYGQEIFEGMKAYRHADGSVWTFRADANAARLNRSAIRLALPQLPEELFLESLRQLVAADQDWIPSGDGASLYIRPFMIATEAFLGVRPAREVSYRVIASPAGNYFGGAVRPVDIWVSRNYARAGRGGTGAAKAGGNYASSLAAQLEAEAHGCKQVLFLDQANDNAVEELGGMNVFFVFRDGSLVTPSLSGTILEGVTRSSIIQLGRDRGLNVVERKITLDEWRDGIASGDITEVFACGTAAVITPIGRLRDGDEYIGAPDSAPGDVTMSIRSQLLGIQSGVVEDTHGWLTRLV; translated from the coding sequence ATGACAGCCACCGAGACCCAGTTCACCCAGCACCTGTCGACCCGGCGCACCCCGGCGGAGGAGCGGGAGGCGGTACTGGCCGATCCCGGCTTCGGCAACTTCTTCACCGACCACACGGCGATCATCGACTTCAGCGTCGACGAGTCCGGCGTCGGTGGCTGGCACAGCGCACGCCTGGAGCCCTACGGGCCCATCGCGCTCGATCCCGCGGCCGCCGTCCTGCACTACGGCCAGGAGATCTTCGAGGGCATGAAGGCCTACCGCCACGCCGACGGGTCCGTGTGGACGTTCCGCGCCGACGCGAACGCGGCCCGCCTGAACCGGTCCGCGATCCGCCTGGCCCTGCCCCAGCTGCCCGAGGAGCTGTTCCTCGAGTCGCTGCGCCAGCTCGTCGCCGCGGACCAGGACTGGATCCCGTCCGGCGACGGCGCGAGCCTCTACATCCGGCCCTTCATGATCGCCACCGAGGCGTTCCTCGGCGTGCGGCCCGCGCGCGAGGTGTCCTACCGCGTGATCGCCTCCCCGGCGGGCAACTACTTCGGCGGAGCGGTCAGGCCCGTCGACATCTGGGTCTCCCGCAACTACGCGCGGGCAGGGCGCGGCGGCACGGGTGCGGCGAAGGCCGGCGGCAACTACGCCTCGTCCCTCGCCGCGCAGCTGGAGGCGGAGGCCCACGGCTGCAAGCAGGTGCTCTTCCTCGACCAGGCCAACGACAACGCGGTCGAGGAACTCGGCGGCATGAACGTCTTCTTCGTCTTCCGCGACGGGTCGCTCGTGACCCCGTCCCTCTCGGGGACCATCCTCGAAGGCGTCACGCGGTCCTCGATCATCCAGCTCGGCCGCGACCGCGGGCTGAACGTCGTCGAGCGCAAGATCACCCTCGACGAGTGGCGGGACGGCATCGCGTCCGGCGACATCACCGAGGTGTTCGCGTGCGGCACCGCGGCCGTCATCACCCCGATCGGCCGCCTGCGCGACGGCGACGAGTACATCGGAGCCCCCGATTCCGCCCCGGGCGACGTCACCATGTCCATCCGGAGCCAGCTGCTGGGCATCCAGAGCGGTGTCGTGGAGGACACGCACGGCTGGCTGACGCGCCTGGTCTGA
- a CDS encoding 3-isopropylmalate dehydrogenase, protein MTDAPTDAPRRIDLAVIPGDGIGPEVTTEAVKVLLAAVGTDVEVALTEYELGAEHWLATGETLSDATLAALRTHDAILFGAVGAAPGDTLVPSGLIEREFLLKLRFSLDHYVNLRPTRLYAGVPSPLADPGVVDFVVVREGTEGPYTGNGGTLRGGTEHEVATEVSLNTAHGVERVVRDAFRRAAGRRGKLTLVHKHNVLVYAGHLWKRIVEAVAFEFPEVEHDYLHVDAAMIFLVTDPSRFDVIVTDNLFGDIVTDLAAAVSGGIGLAASANLNMDRSAPSMFEPVHGSAPDIAGRQIADPTAAILSAALLLRHLGLDGHAARIEQAVEADIASRTGTRTTTAVGDAIAAAVS, encoded by the coding sequence ATGACCGACGCACCGACAGACGCACCCCGCCGTATCGACCTCGCCGTCATCCCGGGCGACGGGATCGGCCCCGAAGTGACCACCGAGGCCGTCAAGGTGCTGCTCGCGGCGGTCGGCACGGACGTGGAGGTCGCACTGACCGAGTACGAACTCGGCGCCGAGCACTGGCTCGCCACGGGCGAGACGCTGTCCGATGCGACGCTCGCGGCACTGCGGACGCACGACGCCATCCTGTTCGGGGCCGTGGGTGCCGCGCCCGGCGACACCCTCGTCCCGTCGGGACTCATCGAACGCGAGTTCCTGCTGAAGCTCCGCTTCTCGCTGGACCACTACGTGAACCTGCGCCCCACCCGGCTGTACGCGGGCGTGCCCAGCCCGCTCGCGGACCCCGGCGTCGTCGATTTCGTGGTCGTCCGCGAGGGGACCGAGGGTCCCTACACGGGCAACGGAGGGACGCTGCGGGGCGGCACGGAGCACGAGGTCGCCACCGAGGTGTCGCTCAACACGGCCCACGGTGTGGAGCGCGTGGTCCGCGACGCCTTCCGCCGGGCCGCAGGGCGGCGCGGGAAACTGACCCTCGTGCACAAGCACAACGTCCTCGTCTACGCCGGCCACCTGTGGAAGCGCATCGTGGAGGCCGTCGCGTTCGAGTTCCCCGAGGTGGAGCACGACTACCTGCACGTCGACGCCGCGATGATCTTCCTCGTCACCGACCCCTCGCGCTTCGACGTGATCGTGACCGACAACCTGTTCGGCGACATCGTGACCGATCTCGCCGCAGCGGTCTCGGGGGGCATCGGGCTCGCCGCGTCCGCGAACCTGAACATGGACCGCAGCGCACCGTCCATGTTCGAGCCCGTTCACGGTTCGGCCCCCGACATCGCCGGCCGGCAGATCGCGGACCCCACGGCCGCGATCCTCTCGGCCGCGCTCCTGCTCCGGCACCTGGGCCTCGACGGGCATGCCGCCCGGATCGAGCAGGCCGTCGAGGCGGACATCGCCTCCCGCACGGGAACGCGCACCACGACGGCCGTCGGCGATGCCATCGCCGCTGCCGTGTCCTAA
- a CDS encoding sensor histidine kinase, whose amino-acid sequence MDIHLRLARWVRAHPGTIDACLALAILVFLVLPFAGASGYGGLVAVSVALLVPLVWRRSHVILSAGIIAGISVLQIVLGVEPAPAQFVVLITLYTLAAYAPRWASLGGLALALVGSAAGLVRFGDLIGLGGTAFVLASVPVYVIVLFFVESLVLLAWTMGDLARARRRTYQALEDRTRRLEVERQQERDLAAADERSHIAREMHDIVAHSLSVIITQADGARYASAQAPELAVRTLGTIADTGRGSLREMRRLLGVLRGDETASTRPLPTLDDVDALIQSVRHSGVRVACRRIGTPRKELPLGAELTAYRVVQESLTNVLKHAGAHTTAEVTLEYGARGLTITVDDDGRGAAPDPATAGAGQGITGMTERVRLYDGTVSAAPRTGGGYRVGAFIPYTQS is encoded by the coding sequence ATGGACATCCACCTGCGGCTCGCGCGCTGGGTACGCGCACACCCGGGGACGATCGACGCCTGCCTCGCCCTGGCGATCCTCGTCTTCCTGGTCCTGCCCTTCGCCGGGGCCAGCGGCTACGGCGGCCTCGTCGCGGTGTCCGTGGCCCTGCTGGTCCCCCTCGTCTGGCGCCGGTCGCACGTGATCCTCTCGGCCGGGATCATCGCCGGCATCTCGGTCCTGCAGATCGTCCTCGGGGTGGAGCCGGCTCCGGCGCAGTTCGTCGTCCTGATCACCCTCTACACCCTGGCCGCCTACGCTCCGCGGTGGGCGAGCCTCGGCGGCCTCGCGCTCGCCCTCGTCGGCTCGGCCGCGGGTCTCGTGCGGTTCGGTGACCTGATCGGCCTGGGCGGCACAGCGTTCGTGCTGGCCTCGGTGCCGGTGTACGTCATCGTGCTCTTCTTCGTGGAGTCGCTCGTGCTCCTCGCGTGGACGATGGGTGATCTGGCCCGCGCGCGCCGCCGGACCTACCAGGCGCTGGAGGACAGGACGCGCCGCCTGGAGGTGGAGCGGCAGCAGGAGCGCGACCTCGCGGCCGCGGACGAACGCAGCCACATCGCGCGGGAGATGCACGACATCGTGGCGCACTCCCTCTCGGTGATCATCACGCAGGCCGACGGCGCACGCTACGCGAGCGCCCAGGCACCGGAACTGGCCGTGCGCACGCTCGGCACCATCGCCGACACCGGCCGGGGCTCGCTGCGGGAGATGCGGCGGCTGCTCGGGGTGCTGCGCGGCGACGAGACCGCCTCCACCCGCCCGCTGCCCACCCTGGACGACGTGGATGCCCTCATCCAGTCGGTGCGGCACTCGGGCGTGCGGGTCGCGTGCAGGCGCATCGGGACGCCGCGCAAGGAGCTCCCGCTCGGAGCGGAACTGACCGCCTACCGGGTGGTGCAGGAGTCCCTCACCAACGTGCTCAAGCACGCGGGGGCGCACACCACCGCCGAGGTGACCCTGGAGTACGGGGCGCGCGGGCTGACCATCACGGTCGACGACGACGGGCGTGGCGCCGCCCCCGACCCCGCCACGGCGGGCGCGGGTCAGGGCATCACCGGGATGACCGAACGCGTCCGCCTGTACGACGGCACGGTGTCGGCCGCCCCGCGGACGGGCGGCGGCTACCGGGTGGGGGCGTTCATCCCCTACACCCAGTCCTAG
- a CDS encoding response regulator, with translation MRVAIVDDQHLVRSGFAMLIDSQPDLRVVSEAANGEEAVRALATTRADVVLMDVRMPGMDGIEATRRILAGSNGAVGAADAGPRIVVLTTFDLDEYALSAIHAGASGFLLKDAPPEELLEAIRTVHRGDAVIAPSTTRRLLDHVAPLLRRPSPAQDAQTDAVARLTPREREVFELIAQGLSNPEIAVQLFLSEATVKTHVGHILAKLEARDRVQAVVLAYATGVVRP, from the coding sequence ATCCGGGTCGCGATCGTGGACGACCAGCACCTGGTGCGCAGTGGCTTCGCCATGCTCATCGATTCCCAGCCCGACCTCCGCGTGGTCAGTGAGGCGGCCAACGGCGAGGAGGCGGTGCGGGCCCTGGCCACCACGCGTGCCGACGTCGTGCTGATGGATGTGCGCATGCCCGGCATGGACGGGATCGAGGCGACGCGCCGCATCCTCGCCGGATCGAACGGGGCCGTCGGGGCCGCCGACGCCGGTCCGCGGATCGTGGTGCTGACGACGTTCGACCTCGACGAGTACGCGCTGTCCGCGATCCACGCGGGCGCGAGCGGCTTCCTGCTGAAGGACGCCCCGCCCGAGGAGCTGCTGGAGGCGATCCGGACGGTGCACCGGGGCGACGCCGTGATCGCACCCTCGACCACCCGGCGCCTGCTGGACCATGTGGCGCCGCTGCTGCGCCGGCCCTCCCCCGCGCAGGACGCCCAGACCGACGCCGTGGCGCGCCTGACCCCGCGCGAGCGCGAGGTGTTCGAACTCATCGCGCAGGGACTGTCCAATCCCGAGATCGCCGTGCAGCTGTTCCTCTCCGAGGCGACCGTGAAGACGCACGTGGGGCACATCCTCGCGAAGCTCGAGGCACGCGACCGCGTCCAGGCCGTCGTGCTGGCCTACGCGACGGGCGTCGTCCGGCCCTGA
- a CDS encoding ABC transporter ATP-binding protein has protein sequence MTTSTNLPAGVPGALAVSATPEGGAVAARGVSKSYGRGETAVHAIRDVSLDFAREHFTAIMGPSGSGKSTLMHCLAGLDSVDSGRLWIGGTDITGLPDAELTRLRRERVGFVFQAFNLVPTLTAEQNITLPVALAGGTVDVDWLQQISSTLGLSDRLSHRPHELSGGQQQRVAVARALLTRPDVIFGDEPTGNLDSATGAEVLSLLRRSCREMGQSIIMVTHDPVAASYADRVVLMKDGELVGELEQSTPDAILGALAQLGA, from the coding sequence ATGACAACTTCCACGAATCTTCCCGCCGGCGTGCCCGGCGCCCTCGCCGTGTCCGCCACCCCGGAGGGCGGCGCCGTCGCCGCCCGCGGAGTGTCCAAGAGCTACGGCCGCGGCGAGACCGCCGTGCACGCCATCCGCGACGTCTCCCTCGACTTCGCCCGGGAACACTTCACAGCGATCATGGGGCCCTCCGGCTCCGGCAAGTCGACCCTCATGCACTGCCTGGCCGGGCTGGACAGCGTCGACTCCGGCCGCCTCTGGATCGGCGGGACCGACATCACCGGCCTTCCCGACGCCGAGCTCACGCGCCTGCGCCGGGAGCGGGTCGGCTTCGTCTTCCAGGCCTTCAACCTCGTGCCGACCCTCACGGCGGAGCAGAACATCACGCTGCCGGTCGCGCTGGCGGGCGGCACGGTGGACGTCGACTGGCTCCAGCAGATCTCCTCCACCCTGGGCCTCTCCGACCGGCTGTCCCACCGCCCCCACGAGCTCTCCGGCGGGCAGCAGCAGCGGGTCGCCGTCGCACGTGCCCTGCTCACCCGGCCGGACGTGATCTTCGGGGACGAACCCACCGGCAACCTGGACTCCGCGACGGGCGCCGAAGTGCTGTCCCTGCTCCGGCGCAGCTGCCGCGAGATGGGCCAGAGCATCATCATGGTGACGCACGATCCCGTCGCGGCGTCCTACGCCGACCGCGTGGTCCTGATGAAGGACGGCGAGCTCGTCGGCGAGCTCGAGCAGTCCACGCCCGACGCCATCCTGGGCGCCCTCGCGCAGCTGGGGGCATGA
- a CDS encoding ABC transporter permease yields MLQIALAQVRVHARRFLAVGLAVMLGVAFLSATLMVGATTTASLGRSIGAGYATADLVVTGQDGSDVPADVVERLTAVPGVDTAYGLERAYGQLATGAQSSLAVFTTTAPTDLENAEVIRGSYPGAPDEVALDEKSAERLGVVPGDTVALGDGGAATPGALGGALTVTGLVTPSADPSLSGAVQVLASASVVRELTGGDPAIRNIQLALAPGADAAAVLGAVTAVLEAPSTGAADTGEATDLSVRTASEQTLADVAQLSNGNDALTGILLAFAAVAVLVAGLVIANTFSVLVAQRTRELALLRCIGAERRQIRASVLVEATIVGFTGSVVGVLLAVGVMAGLVGLARGTDFGSFAVLAVPPSAVLTGVAVGLLMTLLAALVPARAATRVAPLAALRPTDPVLAASRSGRVRLAVGLAALLLGVALLVLGAFSVAIGPAVLGGAVSFLGVVLLAPFFIPASVAAAGRLARPLGVPGTLASVNAVRNPARTTASSAALLVGVTLVTMMMVGAQTARTSFDRELDQNYAVDLEVRVPGSSSGTGGQASRVDVPALQQIDGVQTAVKLTPVLLTGAADGGQLVYSADADDIAGVLRSDGVLQDGMVLAPQTWEQSEVTLDGGDGPATLPVTATDAVFFQPLITQATAEQLGGTPPGALEAYLGEPVAADPATAPAADAEAFATAVGSTYWLKLTDGLDAEGVAEVQSRIVAATGVSEYSVMGPALERVAYNEIIDVMLLIVTALLAVAVLIALIGVANTLSLSVLERRRENSLLRALGLTRAQLRGMLAVEAVLIAGVAALLGSGLGILYGWLGAQSALGGIAPVSPAVPVGQIGAVLLVAVAAGLLASVLPARRAARLSPVAGLAAD; encoded by the coding sequence GTGCTCCAGATAGCCCTCGCCCAGGTGCGGGTCCACGCCCGCCGCTTCCTCGCCGTCGGCCTCGCCGTGATGCTCGGGGTCGCCTTCCTCTCCGCCACCCTCATGGTCGGCGCGACCACCACCGCCAGCCTCGGCCGGAGCATCGGCGCCGGCTACGCCACGGCGGATCTCGTCGTCACCGGGCAGGACGGCTCCGACGTCCCCGCCGACGTGGTCGAGCGGCTCACGGCCGTCCCCGGCGTGGACACCGCGTACGGTCTCGAGCGGGCGTACGGCCAGCTCGCCACGGGCGCGCAGTCGTCCCTCGCCGTCTTCACCACCACCGCTCCGACCGACCTGGAGAACGCGGAGGTGATCCGCGGCTCCTACCCGGGCGCGCCGGACGAGGTGGCGCTCGACGAGAAGTCGGCCGAGCGCCTGGGCGTCGTGCCCGGCGACACCGTAGCGCTCGGCGACGGTGGCGCGGCGACCCCCGGGGCACTCGGCGGTGCCCTGACCGTGACCGGACTCGTCACGCCCAGCGCCGATCCCAGCCTCTCCGGTGCGGTGCAGGTCCTCGCGTCCGCGTCGGTGGTCCGCGAGCTGACCGGCGGTGATCCCGCCATCCGCAACATCCAGCTCGCCCTGGCCCCCGGGGCCGACGCCGCAGCCGTCCTGGGAGCCGTCACGGCGGTCCTGGAGGCACCGTCCACGGGTGCGGCCGACACCGGGGAGGCCACCGACCTCTCCGTCCGTACGGCCTCCGAGCAGACCCTTGCCGACGTCGCGCAGCTCTCGAACGGCAATGACGCGCTCACGGGGATCCTGCTCGCCTTCGCCGCCGTGGCCGTCCTCGTCGCAGGGCTCGTCATCGCGAACACGTTCTCCGTCCTCGTGGCGCAGCGGACGCGGGAACTCGCCCTGCTGCGCTGCATCGGGGCCGAGCGGCGCCAGATCCGCGCGTCGGTGCTCGTCGAGGCCACCATCGTCGGGTTCACCGGCTCCGTGGTCGGCGTGCTGCTCGCCGTGGGCGTGATGGCCGGCCTCGTGGGCCTCGCCCGCGGCACCGACTTCGGCTCCTTCGCCGTCCTGGCCGTCCCGCCGTCCGCCGTCCTCACGGGGGTCGCCGTGGGCCTGCTGATGACGCTCCTCGCCGCCCTCGTCCCGGCGCGCGCCGCCACGCGCGTGGCGCCGCTGGCCGCGCTGCGTCCCACCGATCCGGTCCTGGCAGCGAGCAGGAGCGGACGGGTCCGGCTCGCCGTCGGGCTCGCGGCGCTCCTCCTCGGCGTCGCGCTCCTGGTGCTCGGCGCCTTCTCCGTCGCGATCGGCCCGGCCGTGCTGGGCGGAGCCGTCTCCTTCCTCGGCGTCGTGCTCCTCGCGCCGTTCTTCATCCCGGCGAGCGTCGCGGCGGCCGGGCGGCTCGCCCGTCCCCTCGGCGTCCCGGGGACCCTCGCGTCGGTCAACGCCGTCCGGAACCCCGCTCGCACCACGGCGTCGTCCGCGGCCCTGCTCGTCGGCGTGACGCTCGTGACCATGATGATGGTGGGCGCCCAGACCGCGCGCACGTCCTTCGACCGCGAGCTCGACCAGAACTACGCCGTGGATCTCGAGGTGAGGGTGCCCGGCTCCTCCTCCGGGACCGGGGGGCAGGCGTCCCGCGTCGACGTCCCCGCCCTCCAGCAGATCGACGGCGTGCAGACCGCCGTGAAGCTCACCCCGGTGCTGCTGACCGGCGCCGCGGACGGCGGGCAGCTCGTGTACTCGGCGGACGCGGACGACATCGCCGGCGTGCTCCGCTCCGACGGGGTCCTGCAGGACGGCATGGTCCTCGCACCCCAGACCTGGGAGCAGTCCGAGGTGACACTCGACGGCGGCGACGGCCCCGCCACCCTGCCCGTCACCGCCACGGACGCCGTGTTCTTCCAGCCCCTGATCACCCAGGCCACGGCGGAACAGCTCGGCGGCACCCCGCCGGGGGCGCTGGAGGCCTACCTGGGCGAACCGGTGGCCGCCGATCCGGCAACCGCACCGGCGGCCGACGCCGAGGCCTTCGCCACCGCCGTCGGCTCCACCTACTGGCTGAAGCTCACCGACGGGCTGGACGCGGAGGGCGTCGCGGAGGTGCAGTCGCGGATCGTGGCCGCCACGGGTGTCTCGGAGTACAGCGTCATGGGTCCCGCCCTCGAACGCGTGGCCTACAACGAGATCATCGACGTGATGCTGCTGATCGTCACGGCCCTGCTCGCCGTGGCGGTGCTCATCGCGCTCATCGGGGTCGCGAACACCCTGTCCCTCTCCGTCCTGGAACGGCGCCGGGAGAACTCGCTGCTGCGCGCCCTCGGCCTCACCAGGGCCCAGCTGCGCGGGATGCTCGCCGTCGAGGCCGTGCTGATCGCCGGCGTGGCGGCCCTGCTCGGGTCCGGGCTCGGCATCCTCTACGGCTGGCTCGGCGCGCAGTCCGCGCTCGGCGGCATCGCCCCCGTCAGCCCCGCGGTGCCCGTGGGCCAGATCGGCGCCGTCCTCCTGGTGGCCGTCGCCGCCGGGCTCCTGGCCTCCGTGCTGCCGGCCCGCCGGGCGGCGCGCCTCTCCCCGGTGGCCGGGCTCGCCGCCGACTGA